A single window of Archangium gephyra DNA harbors:
- a CDS encoding methyl-accepting chemotaxis protein, with amino-acid sequence MVFLTAGVGVAIVILLTAVAANRLRGNLVDSTVSEGKAVAIGLSAAAERASADGATSLQPLLDTFRDVEGVGYLYVVDSANNVLASTFSGEFPQALLSANSLQLGELTNGERVKVQERVEVTIDGRQVAAADVAAPLAGGMRGVVHVGMKHDNVGRQVGRLWFTMMGLGLLIVLGGIGAVSVLSRSIVGPLRELADVASHIVESGDLTRPIPVAASSEVGVLARSFAQMVDRLRTVTQNLQQAAEALNASTEQLNTSAAEQSQTVSRQASALQETQVTAQEIRQTSLLAAQKADSVLSVAERADELSRAGEAALEQTLVGLNDIRTQVQEIAGKILELGERTVQIGSITQTVKDLADQSNMLALNAAIEAVRSGEHGKGFGVVAREIRALADQSIESTDRVRELLDDIGNSVAMAVRITERGSQRMEAGLEQVRTYGKNLRELSSIIQDNAAAVRQIAAAVGQQNVGINQITTAVSDLSKMMDETVSRIGATGEAATTLQIIADQLSSAVKTYRVQ; translated from the coding sequence ATCGTCTTCCTCACAGCGGGGGTCGGTGTCGCCATCGTCATCCTGCTCACCGCAGTCGCGGCCAACCGGCTGCGCGGCAACCTCGTGGACAGCACCGTGAGCGAGGGCAAGGCGGTCGCCATCGGCCTGTCCGCCGCCGCCGAGCGGGCGTCGGCCGACGGCGCCACCTCGCTGCAGCCCCTGCTGGACACGTTCCGTGACGTCGAGGGCGTGGGTTACCTCTACGTGGTGGACAGCGCCAACAACGTGCTGGCCAGCACCTTCTCCGGCGAGTTCCCCCAGGCGCTGCTGAGCGCCAACAGCCTGCAGCTCGGCGAGCTCACCAACGGTGAGCGCGTGAAGGTGCAGGAGCGGGTGGAGGTGACGATCGACGGCAGGCAGGTGGCCGCCGCCGACGTGGCCGCCCCGCTGGCGGGCGGAATGCGCGGCGTGGTGCACGTGGGCATGAAGCACGACAACGTCGGCAGGCAGGTGGGCCGGCTGTGGTTCACCATGATGGGGCTGGGCCTGCTCATCGTCCTGGGTGGCATCGGGGCGGTGTCCGTGCTGAGCCGCTCCATCGTGGGCCCGCTGCGTGAGCTGGCCGACGTGGCCTCCCACATCGTCGAGTCCGGCGACCTCACCCGTCCCATCCCGGTGGCTGCCTCGAGCGAGGTGGGCGTGCTCGCCCGCTCCTTCGCGCAGATGGTGGACCGCCTGCGCACGGTGACGCAGAACCTCCAGCAGGCCGCCGAGGCCCTCAACGCCTCCACCGAGCAGCTCAACACCTCCGCCGCCGAGCAGTCGCAGACGGTCTCCCGTCAGGCCTCCGCTCTCCAGGAGACGCAGGTCACCGCCCAGGAGATCCGCCAGACGAGTCTCCTGGCCGCCCAGAAGGCCGACTCGGTGCTCTCCGTGGCCGAGCGCGCCGACGAGCTGAGCCGCGCGGGCGAGGCCGCCCTGGAGCAGACGCTCGTGGGCCTCAACGACATCCGCACCCAGGTGCAGGAGATCGCCGGGAAGATCCTCGAGCTGGGTGAGCGCACGGTGCAGATCGGCAGCATCACCCAGACGGTGAAGGACCTGGCCGACCAGTCCAACATGCTGGCCCTCAACGCCGCCATCGAGGCCGTCCGCTCCGGCGAGCACGGCAAGGGCTTCGGCGTGGTGGCCCGTGAAATCCGCGCCCTGGCCGACCAGTCCATCGAGTCCACGGACCGCGTGCGCGAGCTGCTGGACGATATCGGCAACTCGGTGGCCATGGCCGTGCGCATCACCGAGCGTGGCTCGCAGCGCATGGAGGCGGGCCTGGAGCAGGTGCGCACCTACGGCAAGAACCTGCGCGAGCTGTCCTCCATCATCCAGGACAACGCCGCCGCCGTGCGGCAGATCGCCGCCGCCGTGGGCCAGCAGAACGTGGGCATCAACCAGATCACCACCGCCGTGAGCGACCTGTCCAAGATGATGGACGAGACCGTGTCGCGCATCGGCGCCACCGGTGAGGCCGCCACCACCCTGCAGATCATCGCCGACCAGCTCAGCAGCGCGGTGAAGACCTACCGGGTCCAGTAG
- a CDS encoding chemotaxis protein CheB, which translates to MSTEPIRVLVVDDSPTMADAVSALLTDDPRIEVVGRANTGSRAVTLARLLRPDVITMDLLMPDLDGPAAIAAIMAEAPARILVVSAVADQRNLDVCFQAMSAGALELIGKPSVTSGEELRRWGRQLAESVCLMAEVPVISRRLRPPSPPPPVTGARVDIFGLAASTGGPPALSEVLSRLPADLPVPIVIAQHITEGFTPGMVRWLSQVTSLKVVIGKEGERLEPGRVYFPLDGHDLTVEGNGVVRLTRTRGGPCPSGDLLLSSLARTYGSRAGGGVLTGMGEDGARGLLDIKKVGGVTFAQDETSSVVFGMPRVAIELRATDRGVPLSAIPDIIRMSCRRSPMPNSRPPGPEGVA; encoded by the coding sequence ATGAGTACGGAGCCCATCCGTGTACTGGTGGTGGACGACTCCCCCACGATGGCCGACGCCGTCAGCGCGCTGCTGACGGATGATCCGCGCATCGAGGTGGTGGGGCGGGCCAACACGGGCAGCCGGGCGGTGACGCTGGCGCGGCTGCTGCGCCCGGACGTCATCACCATGGACCTGCTGATGCCGGACCTGGACGGCCCGGCGGCCATCGCGGCCATCATGGCCGAGGCGCCGGCGCGCATCCTGGTGGTGAGCGCCGTGGCGGACCAGCGCAACCTGGACGTGTGCTTCCAGGCGATGAGCGCGGGCGCGCTGGAGCTCATCGGCAAGCCCTCCGTCACCAGTGGCGAGGAGCTGCGCCGCTGGGGCCGGCAGCTGGCCGAGTCGGTGTGCCTGATGGCGGAGGTGCCGGTCATCTCCCGGCGCCTGCGTCCGCCCTCCCCGCCGCCGCCCGTGACCGGGGCGCGCGTGGACATCTTCGGCCTGGCGGCTTCCACCGGTGGCCCTCCCGCTCTGTCGGAGGTGCTCTCGCGCCTGCCGGCGGATCTTCCGGTGCCCATCGTCATCGCCCAGCACATCACCGAGGGCTTCACCCCCGGCATGGTGCGCTGGCTCTCCCAGGTGACGTCCCTCAAGGTCGTCATCGGCAAGGAGGGCGAGCGCCTGGAGCCGGGCCGGGTGTACTTCCCGCTCGACGGGCATGACTTGACGGTGGAGGGCAACGGGGTGGTGCGGCTGACGCGCACGCGCGGCGGACCGTGCCCCTCTGGAGACCTGCTGCTGTCCTCGCTGGCGCGCACCTATGGCAGCCGCGCTGGCGGTGGCGTCCTCACCGGCATGGGCGAGGACGGGGCGCGCGGCCTGCTGGACATCAAGAAGGTCGGCGGTGTCACCTTCGCCCAGGACGAGACCTCGTCCGTCGTCTTTGGCATGCCCCGGGTGGCCATCGAGTTGAGGGCAACGGACCGGGGTGTGCCCCTGTCCGCCATTCCCGACATCATCCGCATGAGCTGCCGCCGCAGCCCCATGCCCAACAGCCGCCCTCCAGGTCCGGAAGGTGTTGCTTGA